In Acidobacteriota bacterium, the DNA window ATCGGTGAATGGGTGAATCGGTGAATGGGTGAATCGGTGAATGGGTGAATCGGTGAATGGGTGAATCGGTGAATGGAGATTAGAATCCGGGTTCTGTGAACCAGGGCCCAGAACCCAGGGTCCAGGTCCGATGTCCGAAGTCCGATGTCCGATGATTCGGAAACGAGCCTCGGGTCTCGAGCCTCGAGCCTCGATTACGATGACGATGACGATGACGATGACGAATTACGAGCACGAATCATCAACCATCAACCACCAACCGATCACCGGTGGTAGAACGGCGCGGCGGACTCGATGGCGTCGACGATCTGCTGGTAGCCGGTGCAGCGGCACAGGTTGGCCGAGATGGCCCGGCGGATCTCCGCCCGGGTGGGCGACGGGTGCTTGAGCAGAAAGGCGTGGGCGGTGAGCACCATCCCCGGCGTACAGAAGCCGCACTGGATGGCGCCGTGGTCCACGAACGCCTGCTGGAGCGGATGCAGCGTGCCGTCGGGCGCCGCCAGCCCCTCGATGGTGAGCAGCCGCCGCCCGGCGGCATCGGCCACGGTCTGGCGGCAGGCGCGCACCGGCCGGTCGTCCAGCAGCACCGTGCAGGCGCCGCACACCCCGATGCCGCAGCCGTTCTTGGCGCCCGTCAGGTCCATCTCCTCCCGGAGGAACTCCAGCAGGCGGCGCGGACCGTCGCTGTCGGGCACCGTGACGGCGCGTCCGTTGATGGTCAGCTGCATGGCGCCTCCTCTTTTGAGCCCGGCTCGGCGCCGGCGGCGAGTTCCGCGGGATCGACGCGCACCGGCTGCTCGCAGTACAGCCGGCCGGTGGCCGCGGCGACGGCGTTGGCGATCGCCGGCGCCATCAGCTCGTTGGTGGGCTCGCCGATCCCCTTGGCGCGCGAGGGGGAGAGCGGGTCCGGATTCTCGACGATGTCCGCGTGCATCTCGGGCAGGTCGGTGGCGCGGGGGATGCGGTACCGGTCGAAGTTCAGCGACCGGATTCTACCCGCTTTGATTTCCACCGCCTCGGTCAAGCCGTAGCCAAGTCCCATGGCCATGCCGCCGTAGTACTGTCCCAGGAGCATGGGCGGATTCACCGCCCGGCCCACGTCGTGGGCCGCCCACATCCCCAGCACCTTCACCTTGCCGGTGCGGCGGTTCACCGTGACCTCGGCCGCCTGGCAGCCGTAGACCCAGGTGAAGTAGGCGTTCCCCTGCCCTGTCGCCTCGTCCCACGTCACGTGCGGCCCCTGGAAGACGCCGAACGCGTACGGGTATTCCTGGGCCTGCCACATCTCGCGCACCGCCTCCTCGACCGTCAGCCGCGCGCCGCCGGGGCCCCAGACGGCGTCGTCGCGGAACGCCACGTCGCCGGGCGCGCAGCCCAGGCGCGGCGCCAGCACGGCGGCCATCTTCTCCTTGAGCGCACGGGCGGCATGGACCACCGCGCCGCCGCCCATCAGGGTGCCGCGCGAAGCCACCGTGGTGCCGCCGTCGGGGATGCCGGACGTGGACGCCTGGCGGTAGCGGATCCGCTCCCGGCGCACACCGAGCTCGTCGGCCAGCAGCAGCACCATGGCCGACTCGGCGCCCTGGCCGTTCTCGTGGATGCCCGTCTCCAGCAGGATGGAGCCGTCGAACTGGACGTTGACGATGGCCGAGTTGAAGTCCTTCCCCTCGGCGCCCAGACTCATGCCGCGGTAGCTCATGGCCAGGCCGACGCCGTACAGCTCGTCGCCGTCGGCGCGGCCGTGCGCGCAGCGGGCGCGCTTGGCCTCATAGTCCGACTCGGCCACCACGCGGTCCAGCACCTGCTCCAGGCTGACCACGTGGGTGTCCAGCACCTGGCCGGTGATGGTGGTGTCGCCCTGGCGCACCATGTTGCGGCGGCGGATCTCCAGCGGCGAGATACCCAGCCGCTCGGCGGCCATCTCCACGAGCTGCTCGATGCAGAAGTTGACCTGGGGCGAGCCGAAGCCGCGCATGGCGCCGGTGAAGACGTTGTTCGTGTAGACGCCGTAGGTGTCGCACGCGACGTGGGGCACCCGGTACGGGCCGCAGCACTGGACGGTGGAGCGCCACGTCACCCACGGCGTCACCGAGCAGTAGGCGCCGCCGTCGGCGACGATGCGCACCGCCACCGCCTGGATGCTGCCGTCGCGGGTCAGGCCCATCCGGTAGTGCAGCCGGTACGGGTGGCGCTTGTAGCTCTCGCGCACCGACCATTCCCGGTCGTAGGTCAGCTTCACCGGCCGGCCGGTGAGCCGCGCCGCCAGGGCCGCCCGGGCGCAGACGATGGCGGCGGTGTCGTCCTTGCCGCCGAAGCCGCCGCCCATGGGGACGGAGCGGACCTCCACGTCGGCGAGCGGCACACCGAGCAGCGCCGCGGTGAAGCGGCGGGTGCTGAACGGGTGCTGCATGGAGCCGTAGATCTCCATCACGCCGTCGGGGCGCGGCACGGCCACCGCCGCCTCGGGTTCCAGGTAGGCATGCTCGATGAACGACGTGCGGAACGCCTGTTCCACGACGACGTCGGACGCGGCGAATCCCGCGGCCACGTCGCCGCGGCGGACGCGGTGGTGGTTGATCACGTTGGAACCGTGCGCCTCATGCACCAGCGGCGCGCCGGGCCGGAGCGCCTCCTCTGGGTCCAGCACGGCGGGGAGCGGGTCGGCGGTCACGGTGACGAGCCGCGCGGCGGCCACCGCCGCGGCGCGTGTCTCGGCCACCACCACCGCCACCACGTCGCCGTGGCAGCGGATCGTGTCGCCGGCGAGCATGTGGTAATCCTGCAGAATTTGGCCGAAGGTGACGCTGCCCGGCACGTCGGCGGCGGTGATCACGCGGACCACACCGGGGGCGGCGGCGGCCGCGGCGGTGTCCACGCCGCGGAGGCGCGCATGAACGTGGTCGGTGTACACGGGCACGGCGTGGAGCAGGCCGTGGAACTTCAGGTCGTCGGCGTAGCGGGCGCGGCCGGTCACCTTGGCGACCGCGTCGTTGCGCCAGGCGCGGGGCGGATTCACTTCAGACATAGGCACTCTCCTCCCGGCGCGTCCGGCTCCAGGAGCGCGCCGTCCCCCGCCACCAGCCGGCCGCGGCGCCAGACGGCCCGCACCGCCAGCCGCGTGGTCATACCGGGGTAGGTTTCCCACGTGTCGGCGACGCTGGAGCGGATGGGCCGCTCGGGACCCGAACCGTCCACCAGCACGACGTCGGCGTCGGCGCCCGGCTGGATGGCCCCCTTGCGCGGGTACAGCCCGGCCACCTGGGCCGGCCGCAGGGCCAGGTACTTGGCCAGCTCCGGCAGGCCCGTCTCGGGGCAGTCGCCGAAGGCGCGGTACACCAGCGGCACCAGCGCGCCGACGCCCGCCACGCCGTACGGCGCCCAGGCCAGGCCGCGCAGGCCGGTTTCCTTGTCGGCGCGGCG includes these proteins:
- a CDS encoding (2Fe-2S)-binding protein, which encodes MQLTINGRAVTVPDSDGPRRLLEFLREEMDLTGAKNGCGIGVCGACTVLLDDRPVRACRQTVADAAGRRLLTIEGLAAPDGTLHPLQQAFVDHGAIQCGFCTPGMVLTAHAFLLKHPSPTRAEIRRAISANLCRCTGYQQIVDAIESAAPFYHR
- a CDS encoding xanthine dehydrogenase family protein: MSEVNPPRAWRNDAVAKVTGRARYADDLKFHGLLHAVPVYTDHVHARLRGVDTAAAAAAPGVVRVITAADVPGSVTFGQILQDYHMLAGDTIRCHGDVVAVVVAETRAAAVAAARLVTVTADPLPAVLDPEEALRPGAPLVHEAHGSNVINHHRVRRGDVAAGFAASDVVVEQAFRTSFIEHAYLEPEAAVAVPRPDGVMEIYGSMQHPFSTRRFTAALLGVPLADVEVRSVPMGGGFGGKDDTAAIVCARAALAARLTGRPVKLTYDREWSVRESYKRHPYRLHYRMGLTRDGSIQAVAVRIVADGGAYCSVTPWVTWRSTVQCCGPYRVPHVACDTYGVYTNNVFTGAMRGFGSPQVNFCIEQLVEMAAERLGISPLEIRRRNMVRQGDTTITGQVLDTHVVSLEQVLDRVVAESDYEAKRARCAHGRADGDELYGVGLAMSYRGMSLGAEGKDFNSAIVNVQFDGSILLETGIHENGQGAESAMVLLLADELGVRRERIRYRQASTSGIPDGGTTVASRGTLMGGGAVVHAARALKEKMAAVLAPRLGCAPGDVAFRDDAVWGPGGARLTVEEAVREMWQAQEYPYAFGVFQGPHVTWDEATGQGNAYFTWVYGCQAAEVTVNRRTGKVKVLGMWAAHDVGRAVNPPMLLGQYYGGMAMGLGYGLTEAVEIKAGRIRSLNFDRYRIPRATDLPEMHADIVENPDPLSPSRAKGIGEPTNELMAPAIANAVAAATGRLYCEQPVRVDPAELAAGAEPGSKEEAPCS